A stretch of Desulfotalea psychrophila LSv54 DNA encodes these proteins:
- a CDS encoding 4Fe-4S dicluster domain-containing protein — protein MEKKVSASPKASAPQKGAKAKKSEVPAKETGSVAPKEKKRILYSVKFFYEWCKSCGLCSALCPKQVISTDETGKPRVENPDACIGCRICEIHCPDFAITVKKRKDTRRSTDGKR, from the coding sequence ATGGAAAAAAAAGTTTCTGCGTCTCCCAAAGCTTCTGCCCCTCAAAAAGGTGCAAAAGCCAAAAAGAGTGAAGTCCCTGCCAAAGAGACAGGCTCCGTAGCCCCGAAAGAGAAGAAGCGAATCCTGTATAGTGTAAAGTTCTTCTATGAGTGGTGTAAATCATGTGGCCTCTGCTCTGCTCTCTGTCCTAAGCAGGTAATAAGTACAGACGAAACAGGAAAGCCCCGGGTGGAAAATCCTGATGCCTGTATCGGTTGCCGAATTTGTGAGATTCACTGCCCTGATTTTGCAATAACTGTGAAAAAGAGAAAAGATACGAGGAGGAGTACCGATGGAAAACGCTGA
- a CDS encoding inactive transglutaminase family protein — translation MKQQIQIIVIVAVLVVLGVGATIYKHIELGFPLLPGKKEMAWTVEATISFIADGGPVQISVNTPDPNDAIAVLGRKSIAEGYSFERKGSRAVWRAADVSGRQKIFFRSTAYRRSDGGEVSQKEIEPAAVIIFSGAHEVAADHIVTEALGKETSELGLARAILVSLNDPINQDASLLLTDADEYGGKVNLACSLLNRAGVKSRSVKGLNLAVSKKKQKLRSFIEIQNGRQVQLINPRTAELENRDQFLQWQHGSESILEIMGGTGGKIRYSTLTGEISAQRAAVQHGRYSGSKFIDFSIYSLPVSQQNTFKLLLLIPIGALIIVILRNLVGVQTSGTFMPILIALVFLQVNLLAGLSLFIIIVGIGLILRYYLSSLNLLLVPRISAVLVFVIIIYVAISVISIKMGIEAGLRVTFFPMIIISWTIERMSVLWEEEGPRDVFIQGGGSLFSASIIFLVMKNPYVGHLTYSFPELLLVVLAVIIMIGSYSGYRLTELRRFEPLSGGK, via the coding sequence ATGAAACAGCAAATTCAGATTATTGTCATTGTTGCTGTTCTGGTCGTGTTGGGGGTAGGTGCCACCATATACAAGCATATAGAGTTGGGCTTTCCCCTGCTTCCAGGAAAAAAAGAGATGGCCTGGACCGTTGAGGCGACCATCTCCTTTATCGCTGACGGTGGGCCGGTGCAGATCTCGGTTAATACGCCCGACCCCAATGATGCCATCGCAGTCCTGGGTAGAAAATCTATTGCTGAAGGGTATAGCTTTGAGCGAAAGGGAAGCCGGGCTGTCTGGCGTGCCGCTGATGTAAGTGGCCGGCAGAAGATTTTTTTCAGGTCCACGGCCTATAGGCGCAGTGATGGAGGAGAGGTTAGCCAGAAGGAGATAGAACCGGCAGCAGTGATTATTTTCAGCGGAGCCCATGAGGTGGCAGCCGATCATATTGTCACCGAGGCCCTTGGCAAAGAGACCTCGGAGTTGGGGCTGGCAAGGGCAATCCTTGTGTCCCTTAATGACCCCATCAATCAGGACGCCTCGTTGCTCCTCACCGACGCGGACGAATACGGCGGGAAGGTAAATCTTGCCTGTAGCTTGCTGAACAGAGCCGGGGTGAAGTCACGCTCTGTTAAGGGGCTCAATTTAGCAGTGTCAAAGAAAAAGCAGAAGCTGAGAAGCTTTATTGAAATCCAGAACGGACGGCAGGTGCAGTTGATCAACCCAAGAACCGCAGAGCTGGAAAATCGGGATCAGTTCCTGCAGTGGCAGCATGGCAGTGAGTCTATCCTTGAGATTATGGGCGGCACAGGCGGAAAGATCAGGTATTCCACCCTGACAGGAGAGATCTCGGCCCAAAGAGCTGCTGTGCAGCACGGTAGGTACAGCGGTAGCAAGTTCATTGATTTCTCCATCTACAGTCTTCCCGTCTCTCAGCAGAACACCTTTAAACTCTTGCTCCTCATTCCCATCGGCGCCCTCATCATTGTGATCCTTAGGAACCTTGTGGGGGTGCAAACCTCAGGCACATTTATGCCTATTCTTATTGCCTTGGTTTTCTTGCAGGTTAATCTTCTGGCAGGGCTGTCACTCTTTATTATTATCGTCGGGATTGGTTTGATTCTCCGTTACTATCTGAGTAGCCTGAACTTGCTCCTTGTGCCGAGGATCTCGGCGGTACTTGTCTTTGTCATCATTATCTATGTGGCCATTAGCGTTATTAGTATCAAGATGGGGATAGAGGCGGGCTTAAGGGTGACCTTTTTTCCCATGATCATTATTTCCTGGACCATTGAGCGCATGTCTGTTCTCTGGGAAGAAGAGGGCCCCAGGGATGTTTTCATTCAGGGTGGAGGTAGCCTCTTTTCAGCATCAATTATCTTTCTGGTTATGAAAAACCCCTATGTAGGCCACCTGACCTATTCCTTCCCCGAGCTTTTGCTGGTGGTTCTGGCTGTGATCATTATGATTGGAAGTTACTCCGGTTACAGGCTGACCGAGTTGCGACGATTTGAACCTCTGTCCGGGGGCAAGTAA
- a CDS encoding alpha-L-glutamate ligase-like protein, with translation MFFASPAQLKKAGIVGMNRRNVVLIAQNNPRKLYPLVDDKLKTKVILAKAGISAPRLLGVVKTQGNVRELEAFLETCPPFVIKPARGSGGKGILVIGGRDGKAFLKPGGARVTLQEVKRHASNTLSGLFSLGGNNDVAMIEEMVEFSSAFTGFSYQGVPDIRVIVYKGYPIMAMTRLSTEDSDGKANLHQGAVGVGIDIGTGHALKAVQFDRPVTRHPDTGKDLSTFSVPDWSAFVDLAARCYEITGLGYLGVDIVLDMNKGPMILELNARPGLAIQVANGYGLQPRVDLIDGEGQKRRSPSARALFAMETFRAFAGDDA, from the coding sequence ATGTTTTTTGCCTCTCCCGCCCAACTGAAAAAGGCCGGTATTGTGGGTATGAACAGACGCAATGTGGTTCTGATCGCGCAAAACAACCCGAGAAAACTCTATCCCTTGGTGGATGACAAACTGAAGACCAAGGTAATTCTGGCAAAGGCCGGGATCTCCGCGCCCAGGCTTCTCGGGGTGGTTAAGACCCAGGGCAATGTCAGGGAGCTTGAAGCATTTCTGGAAACCTGTCCTCCCTTTGTCATCAAACCGGCCCGGGGCAGTGGTGGTAAGGGGATCCTCGTCATCGGCGGACGCGACGGTAAGGCGTTCCTCAAACCAGGCGGGGCGAGGGTCACCCTTCAGGAGGTTAAACGTCATGCCTCGAACACCCTCAGTGGTCTCTTCAGCCTTGGTGGTAATAACGACGTGGCCATGATTGAGGAGATGGTTGAGTTCTCCTCTGCCTTTACAGGCTTTTCTTACCAGGGCGTGCCCGATATCCGCGTCATTGTCTACAAGGGATACCCGATAATGGCCATGACCCGTCTCTCCACAGAAGATTCGGATGGCAAGGCCAACCTGCACCAGGGCGCCGTGGGAGTGGGTATCGATATCGGCACCGGCCATGCCCTCAAGGCCGTTCAGTTTGACCGTCCTGTGACTCGTCATCCGGATACCGGCAAAGACCTCTCCACCTTTTCGGTTCCTGATTGGTCTGCCTTTGTAGATTTGGCCGCCAGGTGTTATGAAATCACCGGTCTCGGTTACCTCGGGGTGGATATCGTCCTGGATATGAATAAGGGCCCCATGATTCTGGAGCTGAACGCCAGGCCCGGCCTCGCCATTCAGGTTGCCAACGGCTATGGCCTTCAGCCCCGGGTTGATCTCATCGATGGGGAAGGACAGAAGAGAAGAAGCCCGTCTGCAAGAGCCCTCTTTGCCATGGAGACCTTTCGGGCGTTCGCTGGAGACGATGCTTAG
- a CDS encoding 2-oxoacid:acceptor oxidoreductase subunit alpha, translating into MENADGQKRVLLQGNEAIAYGALAAGCNFFAGYPITPATEISEVLSEKLPQEGGTFIQMEDEIASMGAIVGASLAGAKAMTATSGPGFSLIQENLGYACITEAPCVVVNVMRGGPSTGLPTCVAQGDVQMARWGTHGDHPIVVLSVSSVSECFSITVKAFNIAEKFRTPVIILSDEVVGHTRESVNLPSPEELLIFDRIAPTVPSDWYKPYANNNRSVPDMASFGDGYRHHVTGLVHDEKGFPTQKPQEVKQFLTRIHEKITKGFSEIVLHKAFEMEDAEICVIAYGSVSRSAQRAVKEARQQGVKAGLIQLVTLFPFPRRVVDAALRQCRTVIVPEMNFGQISREVSRVNPGDARVVKLNKVDGTLITPEEILHKLVNLQ; encoded by the coding sequence ATGGAAAACGCTGATGGACAAAAACGTGTTTTGCTTCAGGGGAATGAGGCTATAGCCTATGGTGCCCTTGCTGCCGGCTGTAATTTCTTTGCCGGCTATCCCATAACCCCAGCTACTGAAATAAGCGAAGTACTCTCGGAAAAGTTACCCCAGGAAGGTGGCACCTTTATTCAGATGGAAGATGAGATTGCCTCCATGGGGGCCATTGTCGGTGCCTCTCTGGCCGGAGCAAAGGCCATGACTGCCACCAGTGGTCCCGGTTTTTCCCTTATCCAGGAAAATCTGGGCTATGCCTGTATTACCGAGGCCCCCTGTGTTGTGGTTAATGTCATGCGCGGTGGGCCTAGTACTGGCCTGCCCACCTGTGTTGCCCAGGGAGATGTGCAGATGGCCCGCTGGGGCACCCATGGCGATCACCCCATTGTGGTTCTCTCGGTTTCTTCGGTGAGCGAGTGTTTTTCCATAACAGTAAAGGCCTTTAATATTGCCGAAAAATTTAGAACCCCTGTTATCATCCTCTCCGATGAGGTGGTGGGTCATACCCGGGAGTCGGTTAATCTGCCATCCCCGGAAGAGCTGCTTATTTTTGATCGGATTGCTCCCACTGTCCCCAGTGATTGGTATAAACCCTATGCCAATAATAATCGCAGTGTTCCTGATATGGCCTCCTTTGGTGATGGTTATCGGCATCATGTAACGGGTCTTGTTCATGATGAGAAGGGTTTTCCTACCCAAAAACCTCAGGAGGTAAAGCAGTTTCTCACCCGTATTCATGAGAAGATCACCAAGGGCTTTTCTGAGATTGTTCTCCATAAGGCATTTGAGATGGAAGATGCGGAAATTTGCGTCATTGCCTATGGATCTGTGTCCAGATCTGCCCAGAGGGCGGTAAAGGAGGCTCGGCAGCAGGGCGTGAAGGCGGGTCTGATCCAGCTCGTAACGCTCTTTCCCTTTCCCAGAAGGGTGGTTGATGCGGCTCTCAGGCAGTGTCGGACTGTGATCGTGCCAGAGATGAATTTCGGTCAGATAAGCCGTGAGGTGAGCCGGGTTAATCCAGGTGATGCCCGGGTAGTCAAACTCAATAAGGTTGACGGCACCCTGATCACTCCAGAGGAGATTCTCCATAAGCTGGTGAACCTTCAGTAG
- a CDS encoding DUF4405 domain-containing protein: MKRSLISPFIAVTYITVAITGILMMFHLRIQGIGALHQWGGVLFIIGGMIHLSLNWRVFTSYFKSNRSVLSVCAGVLALLLILLVAPHQEHRRGQQGGMIHKVFYERHHR, from the coding sequence ATGAAAAGATCATTGATCAGTCCATTTATCGCGGTAACATATATCACGGTGGCCATCACGGGAATCCTGATGATGTTTCACCTCAGAATACAGGGAATAGGTGCCCTGCATCAATGGGGTGGCGTGCTTTTCATTATTGGAGGTATGATTCATCTCAGTTTGAACTGGCGGGTGTTTACCTCATATTTCAAAAGTAACAGGTCAGTTTTGAGTGTATGCGCAGGAGTTCTGGCCCTGCTCCTCATTCTTCTTGTAGCTCCACACCAGGAGCATAGGAGGGGGCAGCAGGGTGGCATGATCCATAAGGTTTTTTACGAAAGGCACCATCGATAA
- a CDS encoding 2-oxoacid:ferredoxin oxidoreductase subunit beta: MLESAEVIRQEYLRHNKKFPHVWCPGCGNGIVLGSLLRAIHGLQIPKDDIVLASGIGCSGRMTTYVDFNTMHTTHGRALTFSTGIKLAKPELNVITIMGDGDATAIGGNHFIHAARRNLDITAIIVNNSTYGMTGGQYSPTTPYGSKSTTSVYGHVEHSFNIAELAVTAGAAFVARGTVYHAAQLDGIIKKAISKRGFSVVEIISNCHVQHGRRNKLGSAATMIQSYKENAVTVAQAAKMSPEEMEGKFSIGVLCDLDKPVLTEEYDRLRRESQKEMK, from the coding sequence ATGTTGGAAAGCGCAGAAGTTATTCGCCAGGAATATTTACGGCATAATAAGAAGTTTCCCCATGTCTGGTGTCCGGGTTGTGGTAATGGGATTGTTCTTGGCTCCCTCCTTAGGGCCATTCATGGTTTGCAAATTCCCAAGGATGACATTGTTCTGGCCTCGGGTATAGGCTGTTCAGGCCGGATGACTACCTATGTAGATTTTAATACCATGCATACAACCCATGGCCGGGCCCTGACCTTTTCCACGGGCATAAAACTTGCTAAGCCGGAACTTAATGTTATTACCATTATGGGTGATGGTGATGCCACCGCAATTGGGGGCAACCACTTTATCCATGCCGCCCGTCGCAATCTTGATATCACTGCCATTATTGTCAATAACAGTACCTACGGCATGACCGGTGGTCAGTATTCACCGACCACCCCATATGGAAGTAAGTCAACGACCTCTGTATATGGTCATGTGGAGCACTCTTTTAATATTGCTGAGCTGGCGGTAACGGCGGGGGCAGCCTTTGTTGCCCGCGGCACCGTTTATCATGCTGCCCAGTTGGATGGTATTATAAAAAAGGCCATCAGCAAGCGGGGCTTTTCTGTGGTGGAAATTATCTCCAACTGTCATGTTCAGCATGGCCGCAGGAATAAACTCGGCAGTGCCGCCACCATGATTCAATCCTATAAGGAAAATGCAGTTACCGTCGCCCAGGCCGCAAAGATGAGTCCTGAAGAGATGGAGGGTAAATTTTCCATCGGTGTACTCTGTGATCTGGATAAACCGGTACTGACAGAGGAGTATGACCGTCT
- a CDS encoding alpha-keto acid decarboxylase family protein yields the protein MEQTVIEYVLSRLKDLGVKDVFGVPGDYAFPINDAVCNDKELRWIGNCNELNAAYAADGYARIHGLAALSTAYGVGELSAINGIAGAYAEHLPIFHLVGMPASRVQAAHRLVHHTLGNGEFDLFYKMTEPVVCARAIMTPDNCVAETERLIAAAFYHRRPVYMAFPGDYADMPVVGQAEAVVVATSEVGTLAAAVEAICHAVSVSKRACILPGIMATRFGLRDQAAAVVEASGLPFATMFMDKCVLNEAHPSYIGIYNGELMNEQVRAFVEGSDCLLAIGMMLTDFNSGSFTANIDPAASINIMPHRVRVGTAIYHNIEMKDVLVMLAEKLPRKYGLGPRVEGLGEPVGGEDDKITVDYLYPRWEQMLKADDILVAETGTCSMGLGFAKMPNGSLFLNQSLWGSIGWATPAALGAALAAPDRRTILITGEGSHQFTAQEISQFHRYGLKPIIFVLSNDGYLIERLLCRDPDIYYNDLAQWHYKDLPEVLGCDGWFSARVTTCGELDEAIRKAEACGSGAYIEVVTDKYEASELAQRLADSIATLYK from the coding sequence ATGGAACAGACCGTAATAGAATATGTACTTTCCCGATTGAAAGATCTTGGAGTGAAGGATGTTTTCGGGGTACCGGGTGACTATGCATTCCCCATTAACGATGCTGTTTGTAATGATAAGGAGCTGCGCTGGATTGGCAACTGTAACGAACTTAATGCCGCCTATGCAGCCGATGGTTACGCCCGGATCCACGGTCTTGCTGCGCTCAGTACCGCCTATGGGGTAGGAGAGCTCAGCGCCATTAACGGCATTGCCGGAGCCTATGCTGAACATCTGCCAATATTTCATCTGGTGGGAATGCCTGCGAGCAGGGTTCAGGCCGCTCACCGCCTAGTGCATCACACCCTCGGTAACGGTGAGTTCGACCTCTTTTATAAAATGACGGAGCCGGTGGTCTGCGCTCGAGCTATCATGACCCCGGATAACTGTGTGGCCGAGACTGAACGTCTCATTGCCGCGGCTTTCTATCACCGTCGGCCGGTATATATGGCATTCCCGGGAGACTATGCGGATATGCCGGTTGTGGGGCAGGCAGAGGCAGTGGTTGTGGCAACAAGCGAGGTGGGCACCCTGGCGGCCGCGGTAGAGGCGATTTGTCATGCCGTTTCCGTAAGTAAGAGGGCCTGTATCCTGCCCGGTATCATGGCTACCCGTTTCGGGCTTCGAGACCAGGCTGCCGCCGTGGTCGAGGCTTCAGGCCTGCCCTTCGCCACCATGTTCATGGACAAGTGTGTACTCAATGAGGCGCACCCTAGCTATATAGGTATCTACAACGGCGAGCTGATGAATGAGCAGGTTCGGGCCTTTGTCGAGGGCAGTGACTGCCTGCTTGCTATCGGCATGATGCTCACAGATTTTAACTCCGGCTCTTTTACGGCCAACATCGATCCTGCCGCAAGTATCAATATCATGCCACATAGGGTGCGGGTAGGGACTGCCATCTACCACAATATCGAAATGAAGGATGTCTTGGTCATGCTGGCCGAAAAACTGCCCCGTAAGTATGGTCTGGGCCCCAGGGTGGAGGGGCTCGGAGAGCCGGTCGGTGGCGAGGACGATAAGATCACGGTGGATTATCTCTACCCACGCTGGGAACAGATGCTGAAGGCCGACGATATACTGGTTGCCGAAACCGGAACATGCTCGATGGGGCTCGGTTTCGCTAAGATGCCCAATGGCTCGCTCTTTCTCAATCAGAGCCTGTGGGGATCGATCGGCTGGGCCACCCCCGCCGCGTTAGGTGCTGCTTTGGCAGCCCCGGATCGTCGAACGATCCTCATCACCGGTGAGGGTTCGCATCAGTTTACGGCCCAGGAAATCAGTCAGTTTCATCGCTATGGTCTCAAACCAATCATTTTCGTGCTCAGCAACGATGGTTATCTGATTGAGCGATTGCTCTGCCGCGACCCCGATATCTACTATAACGATCTTGCCCAGTGGCACTATAAAGACCTTCCTGAAGTACTGGGTTGTGACGGTTGGTTTAGCGCCCGGGTGACGACTTGCGGTGAACTTGATGAGGCGATCAGGAAGGCCGAGGCCTGTGGTAGCGGTGCCTATATCGAAGTTGTGACAGATAAATATGAAGCCTCTGAACTAGCGCAGAGACTGGCCGACTCTATTGCCACTCTTTATAAGTGA
- a CDS encoding CynX/NimT family MFS transporter, protein MKKIFSPRVVLVIGIIFIAFNLRAPITGVGPIIDLIKEDLGLNNVQAGFITTLPLLAFALFSPFVSKISKRFGSGYTMLFGLIFIFVGELVRSYTNSSGLFVGTALMGLGIAIGNVLIPSIIKQKFSTHVGRLTSIYTTSMCVFAAVGAGLSVPMASGYGFGWRHGLALWAILVVFTIIVWLPQLKKADADRTNSNGASAPPSEKSIWTSPMAWWVTLFMGIQSLLFYSLVAWLPSIIMARGMESSFAGTMALTFQLVGLPATLVIPIIADKFKNQRLIGTVKATIYLVGMLLLFYATTKPVLICSIILLSIGQGGSISLAIAFISLRTPHARLAAELSGMAQSAGYLFAAIGPILLGVVYEVTGSWDIPILILVASNILLFFFVLKAGRDRLVQP, encoded by the coding sequence ATGAAAAAAATATTTTCCCCTCGTGTTGTCCTGGTAATAGGTATTATCTTTATAGCCTTTAACCTTCGGGCTCCCATTACAGGCGTCGGCCCTATTATTGATCTTATCAAGGAAGATCTGGGGCTTAATAATGTCCAGGCAGGATTTATCACCACCCTTCCACTGCTGGCATTTGCTCTCTTTTCTCCCTTTGTGTCTAAGATAAGTAAGAGATTTGGCTCTGGCTATACCATGCTCTTTGGACTTATTTTTATTTTTGTCGGGGAGTTAGTTCGATCCTATACCAACTCTTCTGGCCTCTTTGTCGGCACAGCTCTGATGGGCCTGGGTATTGCCATAGGTAATGTCCTTATCCCCTCTATAATAAAGCAAAAATTCTCCACTCATGTTGGCAGACTAACCAGTATCTATACCACCAGTATGTGTGTCTTTGCAGCGGTGGGGGCCGGGCTAAGTGTGCCCATGGCTTCTGGCTATGGTTTCGGTTGGCGACATGGTCTTGCCCTTTGGGCTATCCTCGTTGTTTTTACCATTATTGTCTGGCTGCCTCAGCTTAAAAAGGCAGATGCTGATCGAACGAACTCCAATGGAGCTAGTGCTCCTCCTAGCGAAAAATCTATTTGGACCTCGCCCATGGCCTGGTGGGTAACCCTTTTTATGGGAATCCAATCCCTGCTTTTTTATTCTCTGGTTGCCTGGCTTCCCTCTATAATTATGGCAAGGGGCATGGAGAGTAGTTTTGCCGGGACAATGGCCCTCACCTTTCAACTGGTGGGTCTGCCGGCAACCCTTGTTATTCCGATTATTGCCGATAAATTTAAAAATCAGAGGCTCATTGGTACCGTTAAGGCCACGATCTATCTTGTTGGCATGTTACTCCTCTTTTATGCGACCACCAAGCCTGTCCTTATCTGTTCTATAATCCTTCTCAGCATTGGTCAGGGCGGGAGCATTAGTTTGGCTATTGCCTTTATCTCTTTGCGTACGCCCCATGCCCGGCTGGCAGCAGAGCTGTCCGGTATGGCTCAGTCGGCGGGTTATCTCTTTGCCGCAATAGGGCCGATCCTGTTGGGAGTAGTGTATGAGGTAACTGGCTCGTGGGATATTCCCATTCTTATTCTTGTCGCCTCCAATATTCTCCTTTTCTTCTTTGTCCTCAAGGCGGGAAGGGATAGACTTGTTCAGCCTTAG
- a CDS encoding FadR/GntR family transcriptional regulator, with protein sequence MKLARPIKQSLPKQISQQIEENIQSGDLKLGSKIPSEPDLVRQFSVSRNTIREAIQSLIQAGVLEARQGDGTYVVSSGRFEGNIFNRLSGSRESEVDEARLVIEREIVQLAAQRRTAADLVRIERALLARNSAHFSSKEYGEADIEFHLTIARAAGNTILYDLYSSISKFICISVEQKVCLGDRQEVEFSQLHKELFQAITDRDGRQAVTLLNQILSLH encoded by the coding sequence GTGAAACTTGCACGTCCTATAAAACAGTCCCTGCCTAAGCAGATATCTCAGCAGATAGAGGAAAACATTCAAAGTGGTGATCTTAAGCTTGGTAGTAAGATTCCCTCGGAGCCAGATCTTGTCCGGCAATTTTCTGTCAGCAGAAATACCATACGGGAGGCGATTCAATCACTGATTCAGGCGGGTGTCCTTGAGGCACGCCAGGGAGATGGTACCTATGTTGTCTCCTCCGGCAGATTCGAGGGTAATATCTTCAATCGCTTAAGTGGCTCTCGGGAGAGTGAGGTGGATGAGGCGCGCCTTGTAATCGAACGGGAAATTGTCCAGCTTGCCGCCCAAAGACGTACCGCGGCAGATCTTGTTCGTATTGAGAGGGCCCTGTTGGCGAGGAACTCTGCTCACTTCTCCTCAAAAGAGTATGGCGAGGCAGATATCGAATTTCACCTGACAATTGCCAGGGCTGCCGGTAACACAATTCTTTACGATCTCTACAGCTCGATCTCTAAGTTTATCTGTATCTCTGTTGAGCAGAAGGTCTGTCTTGGCGATAGACAAGAGGTGGAGTTCTCGCAGCTCCATAAGGAGCTTTTTCAGGCGATTACAGACAGAGACGGCAGGCAGGCAGTTACCCTTCTTAATCAAATTCTTTCCCTCCACTAG
- a CDS encoding ATP-dependent zinc protease family protein, with the protein MVQIRKAIFGWQRIVMLLLVPVLLCSCTLSRPDIEAGVKPAVGIEAKPAVGIEAKPAVGIEAKPAVGIEAKPAVGIEVKPAVGIEVKPGPETGIKPVFQPSAGLRLIGEVEPVTLIKSGVTMPARIDTGATTSSLDAKDIRRFERDGEKWVRFMVRDRRSGQKKEMKCRLSRNVTIKRHGEKSLKRPVVTVKSMMGGVRLVREFSLADRSDFAYQILIGRNFLQGEFVVDVNRKNVTTPMSEKQR; encoded by the coding sequence ATGGTTCAGATCAGGAAAGCCATCTTTGGCTGGCAGAGAATAGTGATGCTTTTATTGGTTCCGGTGCTACTTTGTTCATGTACCCTATCCAGGCCGGACATTGAAGCCGGGGTTAAACCGGCTGTCGGAATTGAAGCTAAACCGGCTGTCGGAATTGAAGCTAAACCGGCTGTCGGAATTGAAGCTAAACCGGCTGTCGGCATTGAAGCTAAACCGGCTGTCGGAATCGAAGTTAAACCGGCTGTCGGAATCGAAGTTAAACCGGGCCCTGAGACCGGTATAAAACCGGTTTTTCAGCCCTCTGCCGGTCTTCGCCTCATTGGTGAGGTGGAACCGGTCACCCTTATTAAGTCCGGGGTGACAATGCCTGCCAGGATCGATACTGGGGCAACGACCTCTTCCCTTGATGCTAAGGATATAAGGCGCTTTGAGCGTGATGGGGAAAAATGGGTTCGTTTTATGGTGAGAGATAGGAGAAGCGGTCAGAAAAAAGAGATGAAATGTCGTCTCTCTCGTAATGTAACGATTAAGCGCCATGGAGAGAAGTCGCTGAAAAGACCTGTGGTCACGGTAAAGAGTATGATGGGGGGCGTCAGGCTTGTTAGGGAATTTTCTCTGGCCGATCGCTCTGATTTTGCATACCAGATTCTCATAGGTCGAAATTTCCTTCAGGGCGAATTTGTGGTCGACGTAAATCGTAAAAACGTAACTACCCCCATGAGTGAGAAACAGAGATGA